From Candidatus Pantoea bituminis, one genomic window encodes:
- a CDS encoding metalloregulator ArsR/SmtB family transcription factor, with amino-acid sequence MQLFKNLSDETRLSLVLLLREKGELCVCELSSTLKESQPKISRHLALLRESGLLIDRRDGKWIHYRLSPHMPAWASAVIEQAYLCQRDDILKLSQQAERDNATTNGKPVCI; translated from the coding sequence CTGCAACTTTTCAAAAACCTGTCTGACGAAACCCGGCTCAGCCTTGTGCTGTTACTTCGCGAAAAAGGTGAGCTCTGCGTCTGCGAGCTTTCGTCCACGCTAAAGGAATCACAACCCAAAATTTCCCGACACCTGGCTTTACTGAGAGAAAGCGGCCTGCTTATCGACAGGCGAGACGGCAAGTGGATCCATTACCGTTTGTCTCCGCACATGCCAGCCTGGGCATCAGCAGTAATTGAACAGGCTTACCTGTGCCAGCGAGATGACATCCTTAAGCTCAGCCAGCAGGCTGAACGCGATAACGCAACCACCAACGGCAAGCCTGTCTGCATTTAA
- the arsC gene encoding glutaredoxin-dependent arsenate reductase codes for MTDITIYHNPACGTSRNTLALIRNSGTEPKVILYLETPPSRDELKKLIADMGISVRALLRKNTEPYEQLGLAEDRFSDNELLDAMLAHPILINRPVVVTPLGTELCRPSEAVLDILPDPQQGAFTKEDGEVVIDEHGHRVSH; via the coding sequence ATGACTGACATCACCATTTATCACAACCCGGCGTGCGGGACGTCCCGCAACACCCTGGCGCTTATCCGCAACAGCGGCACCGAACCCAAGGTTATTCTGTATCTGGAAACACCGCCGTCACGCGACGAGCTGAAGAAGCTGATTGCGGACATGGGCATCAGCGTACGCGCTCTGCTGCGCAAGAATACCGAACCGTACGAGCAGCTCGGCCTGGCAGAAGACCGCTTCAGCGATAACGAACTGCTCGATGCCATGCTGGCTCATCCGATCCTTATTAATCGCCCGGTGGTGGTGACGCCGCTCGGCACGGAGCTCTGCCGTCCGTCCGAAGCAGTTCTCGACATTCTGCCAGATCCGCAGCAGGGAGCGTTCACCAAAGAGGATGGCGAAGTGGTCATTGATGAGCACGGTCACCGCGTCAGCCACTGA